The Medicago truncatula cultivar Jemalong A17 chromosome 4, MtrunA17r5.0-ANR, whole genome shotgun sequence genome includes a region encoding these proteins:
- the LOC11444339 gene encoding D-ribulose kinase: MVGAVSVNPASTILSSLTYSRKLGNRFFLGNKPRTVSMSLKNENRNKKQLEVSTGAAERLYLGLDFGTSGARFAIIDIGGTIQAEAKRPYPLYLNGESHDWVRSWKETLFSLLEDIPLNLRKDIVSISIDGTSATTIIVDSDTGEPLWRPLLYNESCPDALPAVKSIAPPNHTVCSASSTLCKLVSWWNRDGSNKKSALLLHQADWLLWLLHGKLGVSDYNNALKVGYDPEVDSYPSWLVSQPYSHLLPSILAPGTPIACLKEELSNKFGFQKECVVCTGTTDSIAAFLAARATQPGKAVTSLGSTLAIKLLSNTRIEDSRFGVYSHRLDDKWLVGGASNTGGVVLRQLFTDDQLEKLSEQINPSQISSLDYYPLPKAGERFPVADPDLVPRLLPRPENDVEYLHGILESIARIEAKGYGLLKDLGATAVDQVFTAGGGAKNEKWTKIRERVLGLHVSRANQTEAAYGTALLAIKGDQQNIL, translated from the exons ATGGTAGGCGCTGTTTCAGTAAACCCAGCAAGCACCATTTTATCATCTTTGACATATAGTCGAAAACTTG GAAACAGGTTCTTTTTAGGTAACAAACCAAGGACAGTATCAATGTCTCTCAAAAACGAAAATCGTAATAAAAAGCAGCTAGAAGTGAGTACGGGAGCAGCTGAAAGGCTGTATCTCGGGTTAGACTTTGGTACTTCTGGTGCAAGGTTTGCTATTATTGACATTGGTGGTACAATTCAAGCCGAGGCGAAGCGACCCTATCCGTTATACTTg AATGGAGAGTCACATGATTGGGTACGCTCATGGAAGGAGACACTTTTTTCGTTGCTTGAAGATATCCCACTTAACCTTCGCAAAGACATTGTGTCGATTTCTATTGATGGCACATCTGCAACTACTATCATTGTTGACAG TGACACAGGAGAACCGTTGTGGAGACCTTTACTTTACAATGAGAGCTGTCCTGATGCACTACCTGCTGTAAAATCCATTGCACCTCCAAACCATACAGTATGCTCTGCATCGTCGACTTTGTGTAAGCTCGTCTCATGGTGGAATCGTGATGGTTCAAACAAAAAATCTGCTCTGTTATTGCACCAAGCAGATTGGCTTTTGTGGCTTCTTCATGGAAAGCTTGGAGTTTCAGATTATAATAATGCTCTGAAG GTTGGGTATGATCCTGAAGTGGACTCATATCCATCATGGCTAGTTTCTCAACCATATTCTCATCTTTTACCGTCCATTCTTGCACCTGGAACTCCAATTGCTTGTTTAAAGGAGGAACTTAGCAATAAATTTG GTTTTCAAAAGGAGTGTGTTGTATGCACCGGAACCACTGACAGTATAGCTGCGTTTCTTGCAGCTCGTGCTACTCAACCCGGAAAAGCT gtTACATCATTGGGTTCAACACTTGCTATTAAACTATTAAGCAACACAAGAATTGAGGATTCTCGGTTTGGGGTGTATAGTCATCGCCTTGATGATAAATGGCTTGTTGGTGGTGCTTCAAACACTGGCGGAGTTGTTCTTAGACAGCTTTTCACCGATGATCAACTAGAGAAACTGAGTGAACAAATCAATCCCTCACAAATATCTTCCTTGGACTACTATCCTCTGCCAAAAGCTGGTGAAAGATTTCCAGTTGCAGATCCAGATTTGGTTCCAAG GCTACTTCCACGTCCAGAAAATGATGTTGAATACTTGCATGGAATTTTGGAATCCATTGCACGTATAGAg GCAAAGGGATATGGCTTGCTAAAGGATCTAGGTGCAACCGCAGTGGATCAAGTTTTCACAGCCGGTGGAGGAGCGAAAAATGAGAAGTGGACAAAGATACGGGAAAGGGTGCTTGGTTTACATGTGAGTCGTGCAAACCAAACGGAAGCTGCATATGGAACTGCATTGCTGGCAATAAAGGGTgatcaacaaaatattttgtga
- the LOC112420874 gene encoding uncharacterized mitochondrial protein AtMg00810-like, protein MRYLFGAQDVSDLVHNGYEDLATDVQRAGFKENKKKDCKALFYIQQPGAYGEGIYGASRSAQLNLVYMFIISSVEFGVYVQNLSGEETIMICLYVDDLLVTGSSTSKIKKVKDKLKFEFEMTDLGKLSFFLGMEFVKLKTGMVMHQQMYIGEPLDKFEMKSCNSVSNPSETYPKLDECSEEEKVDSINFREIVGSLRCLCNSKPDTCYSVSVISKFMHDPRKPHVIVAKRILRYVKGTMEYGLLFSYGSKSRMNEFIGYSDSDWCGYLTNIRSTS, encoded by the exons ATGAGATATTTGTTTGGCGCACAAGATGTAAGTGATCTTGTGCATAATGGGTATGAAGATCTTGCTACAGATGTGCAGAGAGCAGGtttcaaagaaaacaagaaaaaagacTGTAAAGCTCTATTTTACATTCAACAACCTGGAGCATATGGTGAAGGAATATATGGT GCTTCAAGAAGTGCTCAGTTGAATTTGGTGTATATGTTCATAATCTCCTCAGTTGAATTTGGTGTATATGTTCAGAATCTTAGTGGTGAAGAAACTATCATGATATGTCTGTATGTTGATGATCTACTCGTCACTGGTAGTTCAACATCAAAGATTAAAAAAGTGAAAGATaaattgaagtttgagtttGAAATGACTGATCTTGGTaaactttcatttttcttagGAATGGAGTTTGTGAAATTGAAGACGGGGATGGTAATGCATCAACAAATGTACATTGGTGAACCATTGGATAAATTTGAGATGAAAAGCTGCAATTCAGTCTCAAATCCATCAGAAACATACCCAAAGCTAGATGAGTGCAGTGAAGAAGAGAAAGTTGATTCAATTAATTTCAGAGAAATAGTTGGATCATTGAGATGCCTATGCAATAGCAAGCCAGACACTTGCTACTCAGTTAGTGTGATTAGCAAATTCATGCATGATCCTAGGAAACCTCATGTGATAGTTGCTAAGAGGATTCTTAGATATGTTAAAGGAACTATGGAATATGGTTTGCTATTTTCCTATGGTAGTAAAAGTAGAATGAATGAGTTCATTGGATACTCAGATAGTGATTGGTGTGGATATTTAACTAACATAAGAAGCACTTCATGA